The genomic interval CGGTTGCACGGAGCGCTTCGTCCGCTCCCAGCTCGCGCCGCACGAACAGCACCGACTCCATGACGGCCAGTGGCATTTCCCAGAGTGGCAGCGGCGCGTTGGCCGCTACGTCGAAGAGCTGAAACGGCAGGCAGGTGCCCCGCCGGAATCCTTCGTGATCGGACCAGCCCAGCGTGCTGTCGATCCGGAAGCCGGCCGTGGCCAGGATCCGCGGCGTCGTCGGTTCGATCCAGCGGAGATAGTGCGTGCGCACCGACAGCGGCGGACGGTCCAGCAGGGCCGCCAGACGATCGCGCTCGCGCCTCAGGTGTCCGAGATGCAGGGCGGCGTGGTAGCTTGGATGCAGACCGACTTCCATTCCGGCCGCCTGCAGTGCTTCGATCCACCGGCGCGCGGTTCGCCCGAGCGGATAGCCCACGTCATGGGCGCTCGTGGCCCCGGCTTTGAAGAAAAAAGTGCCTGTTCCGAGTGGCTGGAGTTGCGCGACAATGCGCCGAAAAGCCCGACGAAACGGATCCGGGCGCCCGAGCATTTCGCCGGTCACCCCGAGCAGCCGCTTCAGGCGGGCGCCCGGCGATTGGCGCGAAAGGTTTCGGAACGGGTACAGAAAAAACTCCCGATACAGGATGCCCGGCCGCCACTTGCGGAGGTAGTCGATGTCGATCGTCGGGCAGAGCGCCCAGGGCTGTCCGTGCCAGCGACGCGGCCGCACCGGCACCCCTCGCTGCCCCAGCATCCGGGCCAGTGCCGCGCGGGTGGCCTCGACGGGCGGTTGCGTGGCGATGCCCAGTCTGGCCTGCAGCGAATCGGCAAAGCGTGCGCGGCCGTGCTCGTCGCGCGCCCGGTTCGTGTGTTCCTGCCAGCCTGCCAGCCAGAAAAAAACGGAAGCGACCGGGTCGTCGGCCGAGCCGTCCGGGTGCCCGAACAGCGCCGGCCAGCACTCCGTGCCGTTCCACCGCCAGCGGACGCGCGCGGCCGCATAGGGCACGCCGGCGGCGAAATAAGCCGGTATCGTCTCATGAAGCGGGAGCGCCAGCACACCGTCTGGCCATCCCTTGGCAACCGGCCCGTAGTAGATGCCCGTGCCCAGCGCCTTCAGCGATGGACGATCGACCCAGCGCGGCGCCCAGCCCAGCGGCAGCAGCAGCATCCGGAGCGCATAGGCCGCCTTCGGGAGCCAGTCCGCCGGCCCTTCCACACAGCAGGGCAGGTAGCCGAGCGTCGGAGCAGGATCGAAGGGCGCGGGACCGGCCATACGGGACGTGCGCTCAGCCTACCATCTGCTGCACCAGACGCGGCACGGCCTCGAGCGCCTCGCGGAGCTTTTCGGGCTGACGTCCGCCCGCCGTGGCCAGCGTCGGACGCCCGCCGCCGCCACCGCCCACGATCCGGGCCACCTGGCCGACCAGCCGCCCGGCTTCCAGTCCGCGCGCGACCACATCGTCGGTCACCGCCGCCGCCAGATAGACCTTCTGCTTTTCCGGATCGGTCGTGCCCAGCACGGCCACCCCTTCGCGGCCGAGCTGGTCCCGAAGCGCCTGCGCCAGCTCGCGCAGCTCGTCCATCGAGAGCGCCTCCAGCTGACCTGTCACCACACGCAGGCCGTTCACGCGGTGCGCCTGCTCGACGAGCTCTGCCAGCCTGGCCTTCTGCTGCTCCCGCCGGAGCGCCGCCAGCTCCTTCTCCAGCCGCCGCTGTTCCTCCAGCAGCGCCGCGATCTCCTCATCCAGCGGCCGCTGCAGGCTCTTGAACTGCGTGCGCGCCTGCTCCAGCTCGGTGAGCTGGCGATTGATCCAGTCGAGCGCGTCCTGGCCGGCCAGCGCCTCCACGCGCCGGATGCCCGAAGCGACCGACCCTTCGGAGATGATCCGGAAGACGCCCAGCTCGCCGGTGGCCGCCACGTGCGTGCCGCCGCAGAGCTCCATGGAGAAGTTCGGGTCGAACGTGATCACGCGCACGCGATCGCCGTACTTTTCGCCGAAGAGTGCCATGGCGCCCCGGGCGATGGCCTCCTCGTAAGGCACGTCGCGCTCCTCGATGCGGGGCACGTTGCGCTGGATGACCTCGTTGACACGGGCTTCGATCTGGCGCAGTAGCTCGGGCGTCACGCGCTCGAAGTGGCTGAAGTCGAAGCGCAGACGGTCGGGCGCCACGAGCGAGCCCTTCTGCTGCACGTGCGTGCCCAGGATCTCGCGCAGCGCGGCATGCAGCAGGTGCGTGGCCGTGTGGTGCTTTTCGATCCGCTTGCGACGCGCCGCATCCACGATAGCCTCGACCGGCGCGTCCAGCTCCTTCGGAAGCCGATCCACGTAATGG from Rhodothermus marinus carries:
- a CDS encoding polysaccharide deacetylase family protein, with protein sequence MAGPAPFDPAPTLGYLPCCVEGPADWLPKAAYALRMLLLPLGWAPRWVDRPSLKALGTGIYYGPVAKGWPDGVLALPLHETIPAYFAAGVPYAAARVRWRWNGTECWPALFGHPDGSADDPVASVFFWLAGWQEHTNRARDEHGRARFADSLQARLGIATQPPVEATRAALARMLGQRGVPVRPRRWHGQPWALCPTIDIDYLRKWRPGILYREFFLYPFRNLSRQSPGARLKRLLGVTGEMLGRPDPFRRAFRRIVAQLQPLGTGTFFFKAGATSAHDVGYPLGRTARRWIEALQAAGMEVGLHPSYHAALHLGHLRRERDRLAALLDRPPLSVRTHYLRWIEPTTPRILATAGFRIDSTLGWSDHEGFRRGTCLPFQLFDVAANAPLPLWEMPLAVMESVLFVRRELGADEALRATETLLEACRRYGGVCVALWHNTLWDERDFPGWGAHFERTLQQASAKGAFIADLQSAIKNWR